Sequence from the Polycladomyces subterraneus genome:
CATGATGTTTTCCGTACCGTCGATGCTGAACTATATGTATGAGTCGTTGAAGCATCAGGATGTAGATGTGCCTTCCCTTCGCATGATCATCTGTGGCGGTTCCAAGGTGCCGGCGGAGTTGATCCGGGGGATGTACGATTTCGGGTATCAGGTAATACAGGTGTACGGTGCGACGGAGTATGCAGGAGCCGCCACCTTTTGGCTGCCGGAATATGGTCTGGAGACATGCGAATCCGCGGGAAAAGCTGTATATTTGACGGAGATAAAAATCGTCGATCCCAACACAGGCGCAATATTGCCTCCAGGTGAAATCGGAGAAGTGGTTTGCAGGGGGCCATTGATGTTCGCAGGGTACTGGAATATGGAGAAAGCCACCCAAGAAGTGATTCGAAATGGTTGGTACCATACACGGGATGTGGGCTGGATGGACGAGAACGGTTTATTGTACGTGGTCGACCGGCTACGGGACATGATCATCTACAACGGAGAAAATGTGTTCCCGGCACAAGTGGAATCGGTCATCAATCAGTTAGAGGAAGTGGCCGAGTCTGCTGTGGTCGGTGTCGCACATCCGGTATGGGGCGAGCTTGCCCGGGCTTATGTTGTTCGGAAAGAAGGGAGTTCGATCACCGAAGAGGAGATCATTACCCATGTCCGCCGGTATTTGCCCGATCACAGCCTGCATGAAGTCGTATTTGTGGAGGAACTTCCGAAAAACAGCATGGGCAAAGTGATGAAGCACGTTCTTCGTCAACATGCCAACCAACAAAAGCAGGCGCAGCCTGTATAATGGAGGGCAAGATCCTGCATCGTCATGGTCAATAGCTCTGGACGTTACCTTGATCGGGATATATTTACCAATCTAGTCAACCCTGACGGAGTTCGTTTCTGTACGTAAGTACATTATTTAATGGATTGGATCTAAATTTTTGCCCGTAAAGGGTTGGAGGAGGCCCTGGATTACGTGAGGCCAGGGGACACTCTCGTTGTTTGGAAGTTGGATCGTCTGGGTCGATTACTGAAACACCTATCGAAGTGGTGAACGATCTCCATATATCCGAATCGTAACAGAAGGGATATTCTGTTACTAGTTATTAATTAAGACAAAAAAGTGCCTCTTCAAGAGGCATGAGATTGTTGACAAACCCCTGGCACTTTTTCTTGTGAAAAGAGCCAGGGGTTGCATGTTTTAGGGAAATAAACAGAATGAATTGGATCACAAAGCCTTTTCCTCTCTTCGAGAGCAAGGCCATTTTTTGATGGTT
This genomic interval carries:
- a CDS encoding long-chain-fatty-acid--CoA ligase; amino-acid sequence: MTVSVIGELLRHRARLSPDVEAVVSPTKRLTYREYNAFVNKLAHYLLQLQVQKGDRIALICKNSHHFPIIYMAAAKIGAVTVPINWRLKTDGIRYILENCTPKILFYDGEFDEVTPLLGTLPFIQQEIRLDVEEDALEELVEGYPDEEPQVDVIGEDPALIIYTSGTTGRPKGVVCTHTNLFAGSIANTTTLDWRYRDRFLVVTPLFHISGMVIPVCALVRGFTLVVSDQFHPMKIWDLLHAEKINMMFSVPSMLNYMYESLKHQDVDVPSLRMIICGGSKVPAELIRGMYDFGYQVIQVYGATEYAGAATFWLPEYGLETCESAGKAVYLTEIKIVDPNTGAILPPGEIGEVVCRGPLMFAGYWNMEKATQEVIRNGWYHTRDVGWMDENGLLYVVDRLRDMIIYNGENVFPAQVESVINQLEEVAESAVVGVAHPVWGELARAYVVRKEGSSITEEEIITHVRRYLPDHSLHEVVFVEELPKNSMGKVMKHVLRQHANQQKQAQPV